The candidate division KSB1 bacterium genome contains the following window.
GGTCCCGCCACCAAGTTCCTCGGCGATTCGCCTGGCTTCAGCAGCGGTAAAAGCCACCCGGCCCTCTGGCACAGGAACATGAAATTTCCGCAAGATGTCCTTCGCTTGATATTCGTGTATCTTCATTCATCCTCCTAAACATTATTTTGTATCTAACTTTCTGCAAAATGATCGATTAATTAAGCACTCCACATTTTCCCGTATTGATACAACACTGACGATGATTTATTCAGCATCTTTTAACGTTACATCATTCTATTGCCTTTTGAATCATTCTTTAACGATTCGCGTTCCGGTTCTTCCTTCGACCGCATCCGTCATCCGCTCGGTCGCGGTGATAATGCAGACTTCGCCACCGCTCTCGATAAAATTGATGGCTGCCTGAATTTTCGGTCCCATGCTGCCAGCAGGAAATTGGCCTGCTTCGAGGTATTGTTTCGCCTCAGCCACGGTCAACCGATCCAGATCGATCTGATTGTATTGTCGATAATTCAGTGCGACCTTTTCTACGGCGGTGAGGATATAGAGCTCTTGGGCACCGATGTCGCGCGCCAGAATGGCCGCGCTCAGGTCCTTGTCTACTACCCCATCAACGCCCTCTAATGTGCCATCATCTTCAACATAAACTGGAGCGCCACCGCCGCCGACCGTGATCACAACGACTCCGGCATCGACCAACATTCGGATGACATTTTTTTCGACAATTTCCAGCGGGATCGGCGAAGGTACTACCCGGCGCCAGCCACGGCCCGGATCGTACTTAATGACCCAATTCCGGCTATGCTCTAATTGTTTCACCTCATGCTCGTGATAGAACGGGCCAACAAATTTGGTCGGGTTGAGGATGGATGGATCGTTTTTATCAACGATCACCTGAGCCACCACGCAAGCGACCTCCCGCTCGATGCCTCTCAAATGCAATTTATTTTGCAACGACTGCGCGATCATATAGCCCATACCGCCCTCAAGGTCTGCAACCAAGACGCCCAGCGGCACCGGTGGCACTTTATGTCGGGACTCTTCCACTCGAATCAGAGCATTGCCAACCTGCGGACCATTCCCATGCGTGATCGCGACCAGATACCCCCGTTGAATCAGATCCGCAACCCCGACCAAACTGCGCCGCGTATTTGCAAATTGCTGGTAAATATTTCCCTCTTCAAATTCGCGGGTGATGGCATTGCCTCCCAAGGCGACAACTGCTTTGCGTACTGCTGATTTCATAATTTTTTCCTGACAAGTTGACCCCTTGCCAAAATGCAAAATATTTGACTTTGAATTCTGCTAATGACCCAAATTTTTTTGAATGCTCAAACAGCAAATAGAGAAATTAAAAGCATCCAATTTTGGTTTCCAATCAAAATCTTTATTACAGCTTGGTTCAAAATAGCTCGGTTATCTTGATCAAAAAAGAAAATCTCCCGAAGTCAAAAAGTGACCTCGGGAGATATTATTTATTTAAAGCGAATCAACACATCCTCCAGATTCGGCCGACCGATCTCCTGGAGTTCGTAGATCACGCGAACCGCCGGCTTATTGATCTTGATTAACTTTCGCAAGTCAATTGGCGTCCCAATGATTACCACATCGCATTCGGCCTTGTTGATGGTCTTCTCCAGGTCTTTGATCTGTTGTTCGCCATATCCCATCGCTGGCAGCAAAGCGCCGATCTCTGGGTATTTCTCAAATGTCTCGGCGATTTTGCCGACGACCCAGGGTCGCGGATCTACAATTTCGGTCGCCCCGAATTTTTCAGCCGCAACCACACCAGCACCAAAACCCATCTCGCCATGCGTCAATGTGGGGCCGTCCTCAACTACCAGCGCCCGGCGACCACGAATCAGCTCTGGCTGCTCCACAATTAATGGCGAAGCTGCGTCGATAATGATAGCCTTCGGATTCACTTCTCGAACGCTCTGGCGAACATATTCGATATCATCATATTCTGCTGTATCAATCTTATTGATGATCACCACATCGGCCATGCGGAGATTGGTTTCACCAGGATGATAGGTCAATTCGTGACCGGCGCGATGCGGGTCTGCCACCACGATATGGAGATCCGGCTGGTAAAATGGCGTATCGTTGTTCCCACCGTCCCAGAGAACAATATCAGCCTCTTGCTCAGCCTGGCGGAGGATCGCCTCATAATCCACTCCTGCATAAACAATGGTGCCACGATTAATATGCGGCTCGTATTCCTCGCGCTCCTCGATGGTACATCTGTGCTTGTCCATGTCCTCGTAGCTGGCAAAACGCTGCACTTTTTGAGCAGACAGATCACCATAGGGCATGGGATGTCGCACGGCCACCAATTTTTTGCCATATGACTTCAGGATATCGCTCACTCTGCGAGTGGTTTGGCTCTTACCGCATCCAGTTCGAACCGCACAAATCGCGATGACTGGCTTATTACTTTTCAGGCTGGTCGTCCGAGTGCCCATCAGCCAGAAATCTGCGCCCGCCGCAGTAACGATCGAGGCCTTGTGCATTACATACTCGTGCGGCACATCACTATAAGCAAAAACCACCCGATCCACCTGGTGCTGACGGATCAGATCGCTCAATTGCTCCTCTGGGTAAATCGGAATCCCATTCGGATATAATTTCCCCGCTAATTCTGTAGGGTAGGTCCTTCCCTCAATATCAGGGATCTGAGTGGCAGTAAAGGCCACCACTTCAAACATTTCATTATCACGAAATCGTAAATTGAAATTATGGAAATCACGTCCGGCCGCTCCCATGATAATCACTTTTTCTCGACTCATAAAACCTCCACGATATGTTCGATAGAGAACTTGCTGTAATTAGTGGACCAAAAGTTTTTCAATTACAAGTCATCTAGAAATCAATACCAAATAAGACGATGCCCTTACAGCATCAGCTATCGAACATCCGATGCCAGACGTCCTCCAATGATCGAAATACTGGAATTTGATAGTCTATGTCAATCATAGTTGCTCAATTCTGCGAAATAAGCGATGAGATGGTTCATCAGTTCTGTTCCAGCTTTTATCTGAAACAACTCGTTTCTGACCATGCCGCTATTGGGGAGTCCTTTCAGATACCAGCCGAGATGCTTGCGAATTTCACGCAAAGCGATCCGCTCCCCTTTTACCGCTACGAGATCGGCAAGATGCCTTTGAATAACCTCAAGTCTTTGCTCCAAACTGGGGGCAGGCAATTTATGGCCAGTCGTCAGAAAATGATTGGCTTGCTGAAAGATCCAAGGATTTCCGAGGCTGGCTCGACCGATCATCACCAAATCGCACCCGGTTTCATCGATCATGCGTTGAGCATCTTCGCCGGACCGTACATCACCGCTCCCAATGATCGGCAACGATAGTTCCCGCTTGATCGTGGCAATGGTCTCCCAGTCGGCACGACCCGCGTATCCCTGCGTTTGAGTCCTCGGATGAATCGTAATTGCTGCCACACCGCATTGCTCCAGCCGCTTTGCCACCTCCAGCGCATTATTACTTTGGTTATCCCATCCTTTGCGGATTTTGGCCATCACTGGACGCGAACTATGCTGCACGACGGCACGGGCGATCTCCTCAAGGCGATCGATATCTTTGAGCAGCGCAGCCCCAGCTCCGCGTTTGACTACTTTTCGGACCGGGCACCCAAAATTTAGATCAATCACATCGGGCTGAAAAGGCTCAATAATGGACAATGCTCGCACAAATGTGTCAGGATCTGAGCCAAAAAGCTGAAACCCGATCGGACGCTCCGATTCCCGAAAGAAAACATACTCCAGCGTCCGACGATTGTTACGAAGCAGCCCATCCACGCTGATCATTTCGCTGAACACCATGGCAGCACCGAACCCGCGACAAATGTTGCGAAACGTGGAATCGGAGATCCCTGCCAATGGCGCTAAAATTACCCTACCGTCCAAATGAATTTCATTTAATTTCATGAGTTAAAAGATAATA
Protein-coding sequences here:
- a CDS encoding carbamate kinase — its product is MKSAVRKAVVALGGNAITREFEEGNIYQQFANTRRSLVGVADLIQRGYLVAITHGNGPQVGNALIRVEESRHKVPPVPLGVLVADLEGGMGYMIAQSLQNKLHLRGIEREVACVVAQVIVDKNDPSILNPTKFVGPFYHEHEVKQLEHSRNWVIKYDPGRGWRRVVPSPIPLEIVEKNVIRMLVDAGVVVITVGGGGAPVYVEDDGTLEGVDGVVDKDLSAAILARDIGAQELYILTAVEKVALNYRQYNQIDLDRLTVAEAKQYLEAGQFPAGSMGPKIQAAINFIESGGEVCIITATERMTDAVEGRTGTRIVKE
- a CDS encoding cyclic 2,3-diphosphoglycerate synthase, with protein sequence MSREKVIIMGAAGRDFHNFNLRFRDNEMFEVVAFTATQIPDIEGRTYPTELAGKLYPNGIPIYPEEQLSDLIRQHQVDRVVFAYSDVPHEYVMHKASIVTAAGADFWLMGTRTTSLKSNKPVIAICAVRTGCGKSQTTRRVSDILKSYGKKLVAVRHPMPYGDLSAQKVQRFASYEDMDKHRCTIEEREEYEPHINRGTIVYAGVDYEAILRQAEQEADIVLWDGGNNDTPFYQPDLHIVVADPHRAGHELTYHPGETNLRMADVVIINKIDTAEYDDIEYVRQSVREVNPKAIIIDAASPLIVEQPELIRGRRALVVEDGPTLTHGEMGFGAGVVAAEKFGATEIVDPRPWVVGKIAETFEKYPEIGALLPAMGYGEQQIKDLEKTINKAECDVVIIGTPIDLRKLIKINKPAVRVIYELQEIGRPNLEDVLIRFK
- the dusB gene encoding tRNA dihydrouridine synthase DusB → MDGRVILAPLAGISDSTFRNICRGFGAAMVFSEMISVDGLLRNNRRTLEYVFFRESERPIGFQLFGSDPDTFVRALSIIEPFQPDVIDLNFGCPVRKVVKRGAGAALLKDIDRLEEIARAVVQHSSRPVMAKIRKGWDNQSNNALEVAKRLEQCGVAAITIHPRTQTQGYAGRADWETIATIKRELSLPIIGSGDVRSGEDAQRMIDETGCDLVMIGRASLGNPWIFQQANHFLTTGHKLPAPSLEQRLEVIQRHLADLVAVKGERIALREIRKHLGWYLKGLPNSGMVRNELFQIKAGTELMNHLIAYFAELSNYD